One genomic region from Argentina anserina chromosome 2, drPotAnse1.1, whole genome shotgun sequence encodes:
- the LOC126783735 gene encoding stearoyl-[acyl-carrier-protein] 9-desaturase 6, chloroplastic, protein MQASLYLDTNPFTWPSRCHASTHHPFRPTPTVRSRPMPQVSAVATSPPPLRSKTHSLPPEKVELFKSLEGWASHSILPFLKPVEECWQPSTFLPDQSLPREEFLDRVRELRDRTDGLPDEYFVVLVGDMITEEALPTYQSMINGLDGVRDETGASSSPWARWTRAWTAEENRHGDLLKTYLYLSGRVDMFKIEKTIQHLIGAGMEPGTENNPYLGFVYTSFQERATFISHGNTARLAKDRGDPVLARICGTIASDERRHEFAYSMIVEKLLEVDPTGAMVAIADMMRKKITMPAHLMYDGEDPKLFEHFAAVAQRLGVYTAHDYADILEFLIGRWRLEKVEGLTGEGKRAQDYVCNLAPRIRRLEGRADERARKMEPHSVKFSWIYNKELLL, encoded by the exons ATGCAAGCCTCCCTCTACCTGGACACCAACCCCTTCACATGGCCTTCACGTTGCCACGCCTCCACCCACCACCCATTTCGGCCAACGCCCACCGTCAGATCCCGTCCCATGCCTCAAGTCTCCGCCGTGGCCACGTCTCCTCCGCCTCTTAGGAGCAAGACTCACTCTCTGCCGCCGGAGAAGGTGGAGCTTTTTAAGTCACTAGAGGGCTGGGCATCCCATTCGATTCTACCGTTTCTGAAGCCGGTGGAGGAATGCTGGCAGCCCAGTACCTTCTTGCCCGACCAGTCGCTTCCGAGAGAGGAGTTCTTGGACCGGGTTCGGGAGCTTAGGGACCGGACGGATGGATTGCCGGATGAGTACTTTGTGGTGCTCGTTGGGGATATGATCACCGAGGAGGCTTTGCCTACGTACCAGAGTATGATCAATGGGCTCGATGGGGTGAGAGACGAGACCGGAGCTAGCTCGAGCCCGTGGGCGCGGTGGACTCGGGCTTGGACGGCTGAGGAAAACCGCCATGGTGATCTGCTCAAAACCTATCTCTACTTGTCTGGTCGGGTGGATATGTTCAAGATCGAGAAGACTATTCAGCACCTTATTGGAGCTGGCATG GAGCCAGGAACAGAGAATAATCCATACTTGGGGTTCGTGTATACATCATTTCAAGAGCGAGCAACGTTCATATCGCACGGCAACACGGCTCGGCTGGCTAAGGATCGTGGTGATCCGGTGCTTGCCCGCATATGCGGCACCATTGCATCGGACGAGAGGCGCCACGAGTTCGCCTATTCTATGATAGTGGAAAAGCTACTTGAAGTGGACCCAACCGGAGCAATGGTCGCCATTGCGGacatgatgaggaagaagatcaCAATGCCGGCCCATCTTATGTACGACGGCGAGGACCCCAAGCTGTTTGAGCACTTTGCGGCCGTGGCTCAACGGCTTGGGGTTTACACGGCACATGATTATGCGGACATATTGGAGTTTTTGATCGGTCGGTGGAGGCTGGAGAAGGTGGAGGGATTGACGGGCGAGGGTAAGCGTGCACAAGACTATGTGTGTAACTTAGCACCGAGGATAAGGAGGCTGGAAGGGAGGGCAGATGAGCGAGCAAGGAAGATGGAGCCGCATAGCGTCAAGTTTAGCTGGATTTATAACAAAGAACTGTTGCTGTAA
- the LOC126783754 gene encoding heavy metal-associated isoprenylated plant protein 2-like codes for MKDIVIKVDINCQICKTDVLKAVSKLTGITMVLVDGEKGTLRVWGDVDPVLVVKLLRKARKVAKIISVGPLKPWQPKVTETVFILPPCCNLCELVGLVSYAPYFDGGACNIL; via the exons ATGAAG GATATTGtgataaaagtcgatataaattGCCAAATTTGCAAGACAGATGTACTAAAAGCGGTATCGAAGCTTACAG GAATAACTATGGTGCTGGTAGATGGTGAGAAGGGAACACTAAGAGTTTGGGGGGATGTTGATCCAGTTTTGGTGGTGAAACTACTGAGGAAGGCCAGAAAAGTGGCGAAAATTATAAGTGTTGGACCGCTAAAGCCTTGGCAACCGAAGGTCACTGAAACTGTATTCATTCTCCCTCCATGTTGTAATCTATGTGAGCTCGTTGGACTCGTCAGCTATGCTCCTTACTTTGATGGTGGAGCATGCAACATCCTTTGA
- the LOC126783996 gene encoding LOW QUALITY PROTEIN: protein TRACHEARY ELEMENT DIFFERENTIATION-RELATED 7-like (The sequence of the model RefSeq protein was modified relative to this genomic sequence to represent the inferred CDS: inserted 2 bases in 1 codon), translating into MAVPNYYFPYVPPPPPAVKPPSHPAPPPPAAKPPTHPASPPPPAAKPPTHSTPPPPSAKPPSHSTPPPPSAKPPSHSTPPPPPPHKPFSPPPPHVHPPPSLPPHAGPPLPPSPSPNHPTVIVIVFISFGSVFFLAFLAVALCCFLKKKKKKSTIQETEVIHFDEHRKIKEAIVEGPHGPQAVVLSVEDDVHLDEAIRKEEKSEKIWPSSSSNVQETDFIHVDGHENVKEDIIEGPHGSKAVLLTIDDDIHVDEEIRKXESSGKDGHHHFSQQGGQ; encoded by the exons ATGGCCGTTCCAAATTACTACTTCCCTTATGTCCCTCCACCACCTCCGGCTGTAAAGCCGCCAAGTCACCCAGCACCGCCGCCACCGGCGGCAAAGCCTCCAACTCACCCAgcctcaccaccaccaccggcAGCAAAGCCGCCAACTCACTCAACCCCACCACCTCCATCAGCAAAGCCACCAAGTCACTCAACCCCACCACCTCCGTCAGCAAAGCCACCAAGTCACTCAACCccaccacctccaccaccacaTAAGCCGTTTAGCCCACCGCCACCTCATGTACACCCACCACCATCACTACCACCCCATGCAGGCCCGCCATTGCCACCTTCCCCATCGCCGAATCACCCCACTGTCATAGTCATTGTATTCATCTCATTCGGTTCTGTTTTCTTCCTTGCATTTCTTGCAGTCGCTCTATGTTGTTTcctcaagaaaaagaagaagaagagtacTATCCAAGAAACCGAGGTCATTCATTTCGACGAACATAGGAAGATCAAAGAGGCCATAGTAGAAGGTCCCCACGGACCACAAGCTGTGGTACTATCAGTTGAGGATGATGTTCATTTAGATGAGGCGATCAGGAAAGAGGAGAAGTCTGAGAAGATATGGCCTTCTTCGAGTTCAAATGTACAAGAAACTGATTTTATTCATGTCGATGGACATGAGAATGTGAAAGAAGACATTATAGAAGGTCCTCATGGATCAAAAGCCGTGCTGTTGACAATTGATGATGATATCCATGTTGATGAGGAGATAAGGAA TGAGAGTTCTGGTAAAGATGGTCATCACCATTTCTCACAGCAGGGTGGTCAATGA
- the LOC126783734 gene encoding protein trichome berefringence-like 7: protein MIKGYWKVWIFRTFRGPVAIGSVLSFLLAMAFAYMYLFPTVPPVVRTYGIPDSGSSSSSSSVEKCNVYEGSWIADESYPLYNATLCPFAEHRFNCLANGREDTGYAKWRWKPKSCDIPRFDARRVLEGLRGMRVVFVGDSLSRTQWESLICLLMTGVEDKKSVYEVNGNKITKQIRFLSVRFATFDLRMDFYRSVFLVQPASKPARAPKRVKSTLRIDKMDDISKEWIDSDILIFNSGHWWTPSKLFELGCYFQMGKSLKLGMPINTAFKKAMDTWASWVEATINTNRTSVFFRTFESSHWSGRHRNSFKVGLRPWLSSWGMDRSPVSDTIVKVVGQMAVPVTIMHVTPMGAFRSDGHVGTWSDNPSVPDCSHWCLPGVPDMWNEILLSYLLP from the exons ATGATTAAGGGTTATTGGAAAGTTTGGATCTTTCGAACTTTCCGTGGACCAGTTGCAATTGGTTCAGTGCTGTCCTTTCTTTTGGCCATGGCATTTGCATATATGTATTTGTTCCCCACTGTTCCCCCTGTAGTTCGAACTTATGGAATTCCGGATTCCGGTAGTTCTAGTTCAAGTAGTTCTGTTGAGAAGTGCAATGTTTATGAGGGAAGCTGGATTGCAGATGAAAGTTACCCTTTGTACAATGCAACATTGTGTCCGTTTGCAGAACATAGATTTAATTGCTTGGCTAATGGAAGGGAAGATACGGGTTATGCCAAGTGGAGGTGGAAGCCTAAGAGTTGTGATATTCCAAGATTTGATGCGCGTAGAGTGCTTGAAGGGCTTCGTGGAATGCGAGTTGTTTTTGTGGGTGACTCACTAAGTAGAACACAGTGGGAGTCTTTGATATGTTTACTCATGACAGGGGTGGAGGATAAGAAGAGTGTTTATGAAGTGAATGGGAATAAAATCACCAAGCAGATTAGATTTTTATCGGTACGGTTTGCAACATTTGATCTCAGAATGGACTTTTACCGGTCAGTCTTCCTAGTGCAGCCTGCTTCAAAGCCAGCGCGAGCACCAAAGAGGGTTAAGTCAACGCTCAGAATCGACAAGATGGATGATATTAGCAAAGAATGGATTGATTCAGATATTTTGATCTTCAATTCAGGGCACTGGTGGACGCCAAGTAAACTTTTTGAACT GGGTTGCTATTTTCAGATGGGTAAATCACTGAAGCTTGGAATGCCGATAAATACTGCGTTCAAAAAAGCAATGGACACTTGGGCATCTTGGGTTGAAGCCACAATCAACACAAATAGAACAAGTGTCTTCTTCAGGACTTTTGAATCGTCACATTGGAG TGGCCGACACCGTAATTCTTTCAAAGTGGGTCTACGCCCTTGGTTAAGCTCTTGGGGAATGGATCGAAGCCCAGTTTCAGACACCATTGTGAAGGTTGTGGGGCAAATGGCAGTTCCTGTAACAATTATGCATGTTACACCTATGGGAGCATTCCGAAGTGATGGTCATGTGGGTACTTGGAGTGACAATCCATCTGTGCCTGATTGTAGCCATTGGTGCCTACCCGGCGTACCTGATATGTGGAATGAAATTCTCTTGTCATATCTGCTACCATGA